Proteins encoded within one genomic window of Trichomycterus rosablanca isolate fTriRos1 chromosome 7, fTriRos1.hap1, whole genome shotgun sequence:
- the adgrd2 gene encoding adhesion G-protein coupled receptor D2 isoform X3: MCGNTDKGTLHYEGLKRHQHGYRYSPCFYDPVKMSSLLLMVILATAMTVDAASSKKTMATPKPKPEITKKCFVDSVALSHQFESSDSMLQLVNASCSFSQALDYCQSHFSSLTVLAQPEDEEGTKELLAQAAIHQPVWVRIDNKLNTKSTQSASEHNVILSGLSFPAKSQDGYARMETSFPPLSAVTVCLHAQFGRHHEDVATLFSYAAPKLTNEFQLRGRVDKVKQQIHLALIIHGKHHSYKAWFPNSGSWHQICVTWQKSDGHWVIYVDGEQRDSSSDSGSSRDIYGSGIFILGQDQDSFGGNFTEPFVGNITEFNIWDVWLNQTQIQMLSICSPGMNLKPFFSWQERNLTLHTVVKEIALIMNCPGLQKQNKIQQDKCKVLQEFNYGAPRYRAEPCSETFLFICKTSKDRYLKKKELEKSLVDQPSPFMKHLLQHGMNTSDVFGAPGANKTWTSVLHLLNVSEHYVHKSKGQLEDRDLPSLVQMLSRAADLPATGNQSNMMAHKLSHSFIGLADTLISQENTKKWQNISEIVSGPMAVVQTIDRMASNLSPLLLEDTDHVQIHSNNISLQVHQTVVSESSQGSDFCVSGEANQTSLDCISVPAQSMQELHNKGFSKVTLLNAWYGSLTPLLNERENITLFPTITDSSHRYMGTVLGSSLISSAVIGDGQLVRLGVQFTLRHQIKSTLGNVQKPVCAFWDFNLMPENGGTWSTDGCVVTSSEQDSTSCYCNHTTNFALLLQIYDVQRTVEDDRGLQILSFIGCGVSLCGLIFTFILFIAVGVPKSDRTTVHKNLIVALAVAQFLLISSYWASENQDLCLVVTALLHLFFLSSFCWMLVEGLLLWSKVVSVNISEDRRMRFYYALGWGLPIIIVSVTLTVSLKKYKAEQHCWLNTDSDIIWAFVGPVLFVLTVNAVVLCRVIMVTVSSARRRAKMLAPSSDTKARPLDLTWAATRPVFILMPVLGLTWLCGILVHLSVVLAYLFIALNAFQERERDRVGGERYRGSRRIISWFRVWKEAVLI, translated from the exons ATGTGTGGCAACACAGACAAAGGGACGTTGCACTACGAGGGACTAAAGAGACACCAGCACGGGTACAGATACAGTCCCTGCTTCT ATGATCCAGTGAAGATGTCCTCTCTGCTGCTGATGGTGATTTTGGCAACAGCAATG ACTGTAGATGCTGCCAGCTCTAAAAAAACAATGGCAACACCGAAACCTAAGCCAGAAATTACTAAGAAGTGTTTTGTGG ATTCTGTAGCTCTCAGTCACCAGTTCGAGTCCTCAGATTCCATGTTGCAGCTTGTAAATGCATCTTGCAGCTTCTCTCAGGCTCTCGATTACTGCCAGAGTCACTTCAGCTCCCTCACCGTTCTGGCTCAGCCTGAGGATGAAGAGGGTACAAAGGAGCTCCTCGCTCAGGCTGCCATTCATCAACCAGTGTGGGTCAGAATCGATAATAAACTGAACACCAAGTCCACACAGAGTGCTTCTGAACACA ATGTTATTCTCTCAGGTTTGTCCTTTCCTGCTAAATCACAAGATGGCTATGCTCGAATGGAGACCTCGTTTCCTCCTCTTTCGGCCGTAACGGTGTGCCTGCATGCTCAGTTCGGCCGGCATCATGAGGATGTGGCCACTCTGTTCTCATACGCCGCACCCAAGTTAACGAACGAATTCCAGCTGCGTGGACGTGTGGACAAAGTCAAGCAGCAGATCCATTTGGCCCTTATCATTCATGGAAAGCACCACTCTTATAAAGCTTGGTTTCCAAACAGTGGCAGCTGGCATCAGATTTGCGTCACTTGGCAGAAAAGCGATGGGCATTGGGTCATATATGTGGACGGCGAACAACGTGATTCATCATCTGATTCAGGCTCATCCAGGGATATTTATGGAAGTGGGATTTTTATTCTGGGACAAGATCAAGATTCCTTCGGTGGAAATTTTACAGAACCGTTCGTTGGTAACATAACGGAGTTTAATATTTGGGACGTGTGGTTGAACCAGACGCAGATTCAAATGCTTTCCATCTGTTCACCTGGGATGAATCTTAAGCCATTTTTTAGCTGGCAAGAGCGCAATCTGACCCTGCACACTGTGGTGAAGGAGATAGCCTTAATAATGAACTGCCCAG GTTTACAGAAGCAGAATAAAATACAGCAGGATAAATGCAAAGTTCTACAAGAGTTTAATTATGGTGCACCACGATACAGGGCAGAACCATGCTCAGAAACGTTCCTCTTCATCTGCAAAACCAGCAAAG ACCGTTATCTGAAGAAGAAAGAGCTGGAGAAATCTCTCGTAGATCAGCCAAGCCCTTTCATGAAGCACCTACTTCAACATGGCATG aaCACCAGTGATGTCTTCGGAGCGCCGGGTGCAAATAAAACCTGGACATCTGTCCTGCATCTGCTTAATGTTTCCGAGCATTACGTACACAAGTCCAAGGGCCAGCTGGAGGACAGGGACTTGCCGTCCCTGGTGCAGATGCTGTCTCGTGCTGCTGATCTGCCTGCAACGGGCAACCAGAGCAACATGATGGCACACAAACTAAGTCACAGCTTTATTGGCCTGGCGGATACTCTTATCAGCCAGGAGAACACTAAGAAATGGCAGAACATCAGCGAG ATTGTTAGTGGACCAATGGCTGTGGTGCAGACCATCGATCGCATGGCATCCAACCTCAGTCCCCTGCTCCTGGAGGACACAGACCATGTCCAAATCCACAGCAACAATATCA GCTTGCAGGTCCATCAGACGGTTGTGTCAGAAAGTTCTCAGGgatctgacttttgtgtttctGGTGAAGCCAATCAGACAAGTTTGGACTGCATTTCTGTCCCAGCTCAAAGCATGCAAGAGCTCCATAACAAGG GTTTTTCAAAAGTGACTCTGTTGAATGCATGGTATGGCTCCTTGACTCCGCTTTTAAACGAGAGGGAAAACATTACATTGTTTCCCACCATTACCGACAGCTCCCACAG GTATATGGGGACAGTTCTGGGCTCATCATTGATCTCCAGTGCAGTGATTGGTGATGGACAGCTTGTCCGCCTGGGTGTTCAATTCACCCTCCGCCATCAAATCAAG AGCACTTTGGGGAACGTTCAAAAGCCAGTCTGTGCCTTTTGGGATTTCAATCTCAT GCCAGAAAATGGAGGAACGTGGTCCACTGATGGCTGTGTGGTCACTTCCTCTGAACAAGACTCTACTTCCTGTTACTGTAACCACACCACCAATTTTGCGCTGCTTCTACAGATTTATGATGTTCAG CGTACAGTAGAGGATGACAGAGGTTTGCAGATTCTTAGTTTTATCGGCTGTGGAGTGTCGTTGTGTGGGCTGATCTTCACATTTATCCTCTTCATTGCTGTCGG TGTCCCAAAGTCAGATCGGACCACGGTGCATAAGAATCTGATAGTGGCTTTAGCTGTTGCTCAGTTCCTGCTAATCTCCAGCTATTGGGCCTCTGAAAACCAG gacctGTGTTTGGTGGTCACAGCTCTTCTTCACCTGTTCTTCCTCTCATCTTTCTGCTGGATGTTGGTGGAGGGGTTGCTGCTCTGGAGTAAAGTTGTCTCTGTCAACATCAGTGAGGACCGCAGGATGAGATTCTACTACGCCCTCGGCTGGG GTTTGCCGATCATCATTGTCTCTGTAACCTTGACAGTGTCGCTAAAAAAGTACAAGGCGGAGCAGCACTGCTGGCTCAACACTGACTCTGATATTATTTGGGCTTTTGTGGGGCCTGTGCTGTTCGTTCtaaca GTTAATGCCGTGGTCCTGTGTCGGGTCATCATGGTGACCGTCTCTAGTGCACGGCGGCGGGCGAAAATGCTGGCACCAAGCTCGGACACCAAAGCCCGTCCTCTGGATCTGACCTG
- the adgrd2 gene encoding adhesion G-protein coupled receptor D2 isoform X4, whose amino-acid sequence MCGNTDKGTLHYEGLKRHQHGYRYSPCFYDPVKMSSLLLMVILATAMTVDAASSKKTMATPKPKPEITKKCFVDSVALSHQFESSDSMLQLVNASCSFSQALDYCQSHFSSLTVLAQPEDEEGTKELLAQAAIHQPVWVRIDNKLNTKSTQSASEHNVILSGLSFPAKSQDGYARMETSFPPLSAVTVCLHAQFGRHHEDVATLFSYAAPKLTNEFQLRGRVDKVKQQIHLALIIHGKHHSYKAWFPNSGSWHQICVTWQKSDGHWVIYVDGEQRDSSSDSGSSRDIYGSGIFILGQDQDSFGGNFTEPFVGNITEFNIWDVWLNQTQIQMLSICSPGMNLKPFFSWQERNLTLHTVVKEIALIMNCPGLQKQNKIQQDKCKVLQEFNYGAPRYRAEPCSETFLFICKTSKDRYLKKKELEKSLVDQPSPFMKHLLQHGMNTSDVFGAPGANKTWTSVLHLLNVSEHYVHKSKGQLEDRDLPSLVQMLSRAADLPATGNQSNMMAHKLSHSFIGLADTLISQENTKKWQNISEIVSGPMAVVQTIDRMASNLSPLLLEDTDHVQIHSNNISLQVHQTVVSESSQGSDFCVSGEANQTSLDCISVPAQSMQELHNKGFSKVTLLNAWYGSLTPLLNERENITLFPTITDSSHRYMGTVLGSSLISSAVIGDGQLVRLGVQFTLRHQIKSTLGNVQKPVCAFWDFNLMPENGGTWSTDGCVVTSSEQDSTSCYCNHTTNFALLLQIYDVQRTVEDDRGLQILSFIGCGVSLCGLIFTFILFIAVGVPKSDRTTVHKNLIVALAVAQFLLISSYWASENQDLCLVVTALLHLFFLSSFCWMLVEGLLLWSKVVSVNISEDRRMRFYYALGWGLPIIIVSVTLTVSLKKYKAEQHCWLNTDSDIIWAFVGPVLFVLTVNAVVLCRVIMVTVSSARRRAKMLAPSSDTKARPLDLT is encoded by the exons ATGTGTGGCAACACAGACAAAGGGACGTTGCACTACGAGGGACTAAAGAGACACCAGCACGGGTACAGATACAGTCCCTGCTTCT ATGATCCAGTGAAGATGTCCTCTCTGCTGCTGATGGTGATTTTGGCAACAGCAATG ACTGTAGATGCTGCCAGCTCTAAAAAAACAATGGCAACACCGAAACCTAAGCCAGAAATTACTAAGAAGTGTTTTGTGG ATTCTGTAGCTCTCAGTCACCAGTTCGAGTCCTCAGATTCCATGTTGCAGCTTGTAAATGCATCTTGCAGCTTCTCTCAGGCTCTCGATTACTGCCAGAGTCACTTCAGCTCCCTCACCGTTCTGGCTCAGCCTGAGGATGAAGAGGGTACAAAGGAGCTCCTCGCTCAGGCTGCCATTCATCAACCAGTGTGGGTCAGAATCGATAATAAACTGAACACCAAGTCCACACAGAGTGCTTCTGAACACA ATGTTATTCTCTCAGGTTTGTCCTTTCCTGCTAAATCACAAGATGGCTATGCTCGAATGGAGACCTCGTTTCCTCCTCTTTCGGCCGTAACGGTGTGCCTGCATGCTCAGTTCGGCCGGCATCATGAGGATGTGGCCACTCTGTTCTCATACGCCGCACCCAAGTTAACGAACGAATTCCAGCTGCGTGGACGTGTGGACAAAGTCAAGCAGCAGATCCATTTGGCCCTTATCATTCATGGAAAGCACCACTCTTATAAAGCTTGGTTTCCAAACAGTGGCAGCTGGCATCAGATTTGCGTCACTTGGCAGAAAAGCGATGGGCATTGGGTCATATATGTGGACGGCGAACAACGTGATTCATCATCTGATTCAGGCTCATCCAGGGATATTTATGGAAGTGGGATTTTTATTCTGGGACAAGATCAAGATTCCTTCGGTGGAAATTTTACAGAACCGTTCGTTGGTAACATAACGGAGTTTAATATTTGGGACGTGTGGTTGAACCAGACGCAGATTCAAATGCTTTCCATCTGTTCACCTGGGATGAATCTTAAGCCATTTTTTAGCTGGCAAGAGCGCAATCTGACCCTGCACACTGTGGTGAAGGAGATAGCCTTAATAATGAACTGCCCAG GTTTACAGAAGCAGAATAAAATACAGCAGGATAAATGCAAAGTTCTACAAGAGTTTAATTATGGTGCACCACGATACAGGGCAGAACCATGCTCAGAAACGTTCCTCTTCATCTGCAAAACCAGCAAAG ACCGTTATCTGAAGAAGAAAGAGCTGGAGAAATCTCTCGTAGATCAGCCAAGCCCTTTCATGAAGCACCTACTTCAACATGGCATG aaCACCAGTGATGTCTTCGGAGCGCCGGGTGCAAATAAAACCTGGACATCTGTCCTGCATCTGCTTAATGTTTCCGAGCATTACGTACACAAGTCCAAGGGCCAGCTGGAGGACAGGGACTTGCCGTCCCTGGTGCAGATGCTGTCTCGTGCTGCTGATCTGCCTGCAACGGGCAACCAGAGCAACATGATGGCACACAAACTAAGTCACAGCTTTATTGGCCTGGCGGATACTCTTATCAGCCAGGAGAACACTAAGAAATGGCAGAACATCAGCGAG ATTGTTAGTGGACCAATGGCTGTGGTGCAGACCATCGATCGCATGGCATCCAACCTCAGTCCCCTGCTCCTGGAGGACACAGACCATGTCCAAATCCACAGCAACAATATCA GCTTGCAGGTCCATCAGACGGTTGTGTCAGAAAGTTCTCAGGgatctgacttttgtgtttctGGTGAAGCCAATCAGACAAGTTTGGACTGCATTTCTGTCCCAGCTCAAAGCATGCAAGAGCTCCATAACAAGG GTTTTTCAAAAGTGACTCTGTTGAATGCATGGTATGGCTCCTTGACTCCGCTTTTAAACGAGAGGGAAAACATTACATTGTTTCCCACCATTACCGACAGCTCCCACAG GTATATGGGGACAGTTCTGGGCTCATCATTGATCTCCAGTGCAGTGATTGGTGATGGACAGCTTGTCCGCCTGGGTGTTCAATTCACCCTCCGCCATCAAATCAAG AGCACTTTGGGGAACGTTCAAAAGCCAGTCTGTGCCTTTTGGGATTTCAATCTCAT GCCAGAAAATGGAGGAACGTGGTCCACTGATGGCTGTGTGGTCACTTCCTCTGAACAAGACTCTACTTCCTGTTACTGTAACCACACCACCAATTTTGCGCTGCTTCTACAGATTTATGATGTTCAG CGTACAGTAGAGGATGACAGAGGTTTGCAGATTCTTAGTTTTATCGGCTGTGGAGTGTCGTTGTGTGGGCTGATCTTCACATTTATCCTCTTCATTGCTGTCGG TGTCCCAAAGTCAGATCGGACCACGGTGCATAAGAATCTGATAGTGGCTTTAGCTGTTGCTCAGTTCCTGCTAATCTCCAGCTATTGGGCCTCTGAAAACCAG gacctGTGTTTGGTGGTCACAGCTCTTCTTCACCTGTTCTTCCTCTCATCTTTCTGCTGGATGTTGGTGGAGGGGTTGCTGCTCTGGAGTAAAGTTGTCTCTGTCAACATCAGTGAGGACCGCAGGATGAGATTCTACTACGCCCTCGGCTGGG GTTTGCCGATCATCATTGTCTCTGTAACCTTGACAGTGTCGCTAAAAAAGTACAAGGCGGAGCAGCACTGCTGGCTCAACACTGACTCTGATATTATTTGGGCTTTTGTGGGGCCTGTGCTGTTCGTTCtaaca GTTAATGCCGTGGTCCTGTGTCGGGTCATCATGGTGACCGTCTCTAGTGCACGGCGGCGGGCGAAAATGCTGGCACCAAGCTCGGACACCAAAGCCCGTCCTCTGGATCTGACCTG A